Proteins encoded together in one Streptomyces sp. NBC_01216 window:
- a CDS encoding exodeoxyribonuclease III, producing MLTVTSANVNGLRAAAKKGFVPWLAGTAADVVCLQEVRAEEAQLPVEVRSPEGWFTAHAPAAAKGRAGVSLYTRREPDRVQVGFGSSEFDGSGRYIEADLPGVTVASLYLPSGEVGTDRQDEKVRFMDAFLPYLCELKARAAADGREVVVCGDWNIAHREADLKNWKSNRKNSGFLPEERAWLDRVFGEAEYVDVVRALHPDQEGPYSWWSYRGRAFDNDSGWRIDLIVGSPRLAERCVKAYVERAASHAERWSDHAPVTAVFDL from the coding sequence ATGCTCACTGTGACGAGTGCGAATGTCAATGGTCTCCGTGCCGCCGCGAAGAAGGGGTTCGTCCCGTGGCTGGCCGGAACCGCCGCCGACGTGGTCTGCCTTCAGGAGGTGCGCGCCGAGGAAGCCCAGCTTCCGGTGGAGGTCCGGTCGCCCGAGGGGTGGTTCACCGCCCACGCGCCGGCCGCCGCCAAGGGGCGGGCCGGGGTGTCCCTCTACACCCGCCGCGAGCCGGACCGCGTCCAGGTCGGCTTCGGGTCGAGCGAGTTCGACGGCAGTGGCCGGTACATCGAGGCCGACCTGCCCGGTGTCACCGTGGCCAGCCTCTATCTGCCCTCCGGCGAGGTCGGCACCGACCGGCAGGACGAGAAGGTCCGCTTCATGGACGCCTTCCTGCCCTACCTGTGCGAGCTCAAGGCGCGTGCGGCGGCCGACGGCCGCGAGGTCGTCGTCTGTGGCGACTGGAACATCGCCCATCGCGAAGCCGACCTGAAGAACTGGAAGAGCAACCGGAAGAACTCCGGCTTCCTCCCCGAGGAGCGGGCCTGGCTCGATCGCGTCTTCGGAGAGGCCGAGTACGTCGACGTCGTCCGTGCCCTCCATCCCGACCAGGAGGGTCCGTATTCGTGGTGGTCCTACCGTGGACGCGCCTTCGACAACGACAGCGGGTGGCGCATCGACCTGATCGTCGGTTCGCCTCGCCTGGCCGAGCGCTGCGTGAAGGCGTATGTGGAGCGGGCGGCGAGCCACGCGGAACGGTGGAGTGACCATGCGCCCGTGACGGCTGTCTTCGACCTGTAG
- a CDS encoding MerR family transcriptional regulator — translation MTDQSAGRTRGNRDGADRTQRTDRTDGVREYRREELAAAAGITVRTLRFYRERGLIPPPRREGRIAWYDEHHLARLRTIAALLERGHTLNGIADLTAAFESGRDVGEVLSLGEPTEEEPVRLTPGELADHFAGEVTPENLAAALDLGYLATDGEELIHISRRLLDVSATLVREGVPLAAVLEAGGRVREHADALAALFTDLLRSHAEEKDIERLRPLAKSVVESELSLALDRRLRDLP, via the coding sequence GTGACGGATCAGTCGGCGGGGCGGACGAGGGGGAACCGGGACGGGGCGGACCGCACGCAGCGGACGGACCGGACGGACGGCGTCCGCGAGTACCGCAGGGAGGAACTGGCCGCGGCGGCCGGCATCACCGTGCGCACCCTGCGCTTCTACCGCGAACGCGGCCTGATCCCGCCGCCCCGTCGCGAGGGCCGCATCGCCTGGTACGACGAGCACCACCTGGCCCGGCTGCGCACCATCGCCGCCCTGCTGGAACGCGGCCACACCCTCAACGGCATCGCCGACCTCACCGCCGCCTTCGAGAGCGGCCGGGACGTCGGCGAGGTGCTGAGCCTGGGCGAACCCACCGAGGAGGAGCCGGTCCGGCTCACGCCGGGGGAGCTGGCCGACCACTTCGCGGGCGAGGTGACCCCGGAGAACCTCGCCGCGGCACTCGACCTCGGCTACCTGGCGACCGACGGCGAGGAGCTCATCCACATCAGCCGCCGACTGCTCGACGTCTCGGCCACCCTGGTCCGGGAGGGCGTGCCGCTGGCCGCTGTACTGGAAGCGGGCGGCCGGGTCCGCGAGCACGCCGACGCCCTGGCCGCGCTCTTCACGGACCTGCTGCGCAGCCACGCCGAGGAGAAGGACATCGAGCGGCTGCGCCCGCTGGCCAAGAGCGTCGTGGAGTCCGAACTGTCCCTGGCCCTCGACCGGAGACTCCGCGACCTGCCCTGA
- a CDS encoding flavin-containing monooxygenase has translation MTNHEHVRVAVIGSGFGGLGAAVRLRREGITDFVVLERADSVGGTWRDNSYPGCACDVPSHLYSFSFAPNPDWPRTFSGQRHIRAYLEHVTDTFRLRPHLRLGHEVLMMRWDTDALRWEIETSQGSFTADVVVSATGPLSDPKIPEIPGLADFPGKVFHSARWDHDYDLAGKRVAMIGTGASAIQIVPAIQPRVGSLTLFQRTPPWVMPRMDRAITAPERWLHRRLPATGTMRRGLLWGIRELQVSAFTKRPTELGLVESLAKANIARAVKDPVLRAKLTPSYRIGCKRILLSSEYYPAVVRPNVDVVASGLREVRGSTLVAADGTETEADAIIFGTGFHVTDMPIAERVVGADGHTLAEAWKDGMESLRGATAAGFPNWMTIIGPNTGLGNSSMILMIESQLNYLADYLRQLDVLTRDGAEGRAALAARPSAVGAWNRKVQSRMERTVWKAGGCDSWYLDAGGRNTTLWPGTTSEFRRETRQLDLAEYEVLRVPGPAASAPARRPARKKETAK, from the coding sequence ATGACGAACCACGAGCACGTTCGGGTGGCGGTGATCGGATCGGGCTTCGGTGGCCTCGGCGCGGCGGTGCGGCTGCGTCGCGAGGGGATCACCGACTTCGTCGTTCTGGAGCGGGCGGACTCCGTGGGCGGCACCTGGCGGGACAACAGCTACCCCGGCTGCGCCTGCGACGTCCCCTCGCACCTCTACTCCTTCTCCTTCGCGCCGAACCCGGACTGGCCGCGGACGTTCTCGGGCCAGCGCCACATCCGCGCGTACCTGGAGCACGTCACCGACACCTTCCGGCTCCGCCCGCACCTGCGGCTGGGACACGAGGTGCTGATGATGCGATGGGACACCGACGCGCTGCGCTGGGAGATCGAGACCTCCCAGGGCTCCTTCACCGCCGACGTGGTCGTCTCCGCGACCGGCCCGCTCTCCGACCCGAAGATCCCGGAGATCCCCGGCCTCGCGGACTTCCCGGGCAAGGTCTTCCACTCGGCGCGCTGGGACCACGACTACGACCTCGCGGGCAAGCGGGTCGCCATGATCGGCACCGGCGCCTCCGCCATCCAGATCGTGCCCGCGATCCAGCCCCGGGTGGGTTCGCTCACCCTCTTCCAGCGCACGCCCCCGTGGGTGATGCCGCGTATGGACCGCGCCATCACCGCCCCGGAGCGCTGGCTGCACCGCAGGCTGCCGGCCACCGGGACGATGCGCCGCGGACTGCTCTGGGGTATCCGGGAACTCCAGGTCAGCGCCTTCACCAAGCGTCCGACCGAGCTGGGCCTGGTCGAGTCCCTCGCCAAGGCCAACATCGCCAGGGCGGTCAAGGACCCGGTGCTGCGCGCCAAGCTGACCCCCTCGTACCGCATCGGCTGCAAGCGGATCCTGCTCTCCAGCGAGTACTACCCGGCCGTCGTACGTCCCAATGTGGACGTGGTCGCCTCCGGGCTGCGCGAGGTCCGCGGCAGCACGCTCGTCGCCGCCGACGGCACCGAGACCGAGGCCGACGCGATCATCTTCGGTACGGGCTTCCACGTCACCGACATGCCGATCGCCGAGCGCGTCGTCGGCGCCGACGGCCACACGCTCGCCGAGGCGTGGAAGGACGGCATGGAGTCGCTGCGCGGCGCCACCGCCGCCGGCTTCCCCAACTGGATGACGATCATCGGTCCCAACACCGGACTCGGGAACTCCTCCATGATCCTCATGATCGAGTCCCAGCTGAACTACCTCGCCGACTACCTGCGGCAGCTCGACGTGCTGACCCGCGACGGCGCCGAGGGCCGCGCCGCCCTGGCCGCCAGGCCCTCCGCCGTCGGCGCCTGGAACCGCAAGGTGCAGTCCCGGATGGAACGCACCGTGTGGAAGGCCGGCGGCTGCGACAGCTGGTACCTCGACGCAGGCGGCCGCAACACCACGCTGTGGCCCGGCACGACGAGCGAGTTCCGGCGGGAG
- a CDS encoding GNAT family N-acetyltransferase yields the protein MNIHPTPYDHPDAVKLDDAVQLEYIARYGDEGDATPLDAAMFAPPLGLYLLAYDTEDRPVATGGWRTQDENDEGYSDGDAELKRMYVIPEARGLGLARRILAALEDDARAAGRTRMVLETGTMQPEAITLYESSGYAPCAKFGHYREYESSRCYAKSLTRP from the coding sequence ATGAATATCCACCCCACCCCGTACGACCACCCCGACGCGGTCAAACTCGACGACGCCGTCCAGCTGGAGTACATCGCCCGATACGGCGACGAGGGCGACGCCACGCCCCTCGACGCGGCGATGTTCGCGCCGCCGCTCGGCCTCTACCTCCTCGCGTACGACACCGAGGACCGCCCGGTGGCCACCGGCGGCTGGCGCACCCAGGACGAGAACGACGAGGGCTACTCGGACGGCGACGCCGAGCTCAAGCGCATGTACGTGATCCCGGAGGCCCGCGGCCTCGGCCTGGCGCGCCGCATCCTGGCGGCCCTGGAGGACGACGCCCGCGCCGCGGGGCGGACCCGCATGGTCCTGGAGACCGGGACCATGCAGCCGGAGGCCATCACCCTCTACGAGTCCAGCGGCTACGCGCCCTGCGCCAAGTTCGGCCACTACCGGGAGTACGAGAGCAGTCGCTGCTACGCCAAGAGCCTGACACGCCCCTGA